A genomic segment from Hypomesus transpacificus isolate Combined female unplaced genomic scaffold, fHypTra1 scaffold_486, whole genome shotgun sequence encodes:
- the LOC124465401 gene encoding ventricular zone-expressed PH domain-containing protein-like — translation MHQLFSLVLAQRDLSRAGDLFSLDDSEIEDGLSQALEDIKAISCSLDYLTNDNDQAVVEICITHITTAIRETSSIERHGVALVGLWESCLEHNLTPQGETEDTPHAKIASDITSCILQNNLLDPN, via the exons ATGCACCAGCTGTTCAGCCTGGTTCTGGCCCAGAGGGACCTGTCTCGAGCCGGGGACCTGTTCTCGCTGGACGACTCGGAGATTGAGGACGGGTTGTCACAGGCCCTGGAGGATATCAAGGCCATCTCTTGCTCTCTG GACTATCTGACCAATGACAACGACCAGGCAGTGGTGGAGATCTGCATCACGCACATCACCACGGCGATCCGGGAGACGAGCTCCATCGAGCGCCACGGGGTTGCGCTGGTGGGTCTGTGGGAGTCGTGCCTAGAACACAACCTCACACCCCAGGGAGAGACTGAGGACACGCCCCACGCCAAAATAGCCTCAGACATCACCAGCTGTATACTACAG aacaacctgcttgaccccaacca